The proteins below are encoded in one region of Peribacillus muralis:
- a CDS encoding ROK family transcriptional regulator has translation MNKTPRQQKYVNKKRIIQCIRECSPVSRAEIAVKLRLSKPTVSLAVDELLQEKWIFEKGIGESSSQGGRRPIQLFFNEKAAYIIGVDIGGTKVKIVLCDLCGNIQAETGFLTSDYLQTGLLEQMALEIERLIARSPIEKDRILGMGVGIPGIMQTASGLVIEAPSIGWVQYPFIAEAKRFFNFPIFIDNDVNAAVLGEQWLGNALNKRNVLFIAVGTGIGCGMILNNQLYRGASSAAGEIGYMVTNKEEMLRDFKPAFHRYGYLESVAGGKAIGDHFTEAVRKNPHHYLFALAQSSQLSGADAFSAAASGDAAAIAVIHEAIEHLAYGIVNACSLLNPEVIILGGGVLHSAAYIIPRIQEIIERYLPSPAEMKTARLGENAGALGAVSLFLREYDGLLNSRDEEDH, from the coding sequence ATGAATAAAACACCCCGTCAACAAAAATATGTCAATAAAAAAAGAATCATTCAATGCATCCGAGAGTGTTCCCCGGTTTCAAGAGCTGAAATAGCCGTTAAGCTGCGGCTTAGTAAACCGACTGTTTCGCTTGCCGTCGATGAGCTTTTACAGGAGAAATGGATATTCGAGAAGGGGATAGGCGAATCATCTTCGCAAGGAGGCAGGAGGCCCATTCAGCTCTTTTTCAACGAAAAGGCAGCATATATCATTGGCGTCGATATTGGCGGAACGAAGGTGAAAATCGTGTTATGTGATTTATGCGGCAACATCCAGGCTGAAACTGGATTTTTAACAAGTGATTATTTGCAAACGGGTTTGCTTGAACAGATGGCGCTTGAAATTGAACGATTAATTGCCAGGAGCCCGATTGAGAAAGACAGGATATTGGGGATGGGAGTAGGGATTCCTGGAATTATGCAGACGGCAAGCGGATTGGTTATCGAGGCACCAAGTATAGGTTGGGTACAGTATCCGTTTATAGCGGAAGCGAAACGCTTTTTTAATTTCCCCATTTTTATCGACAATGATGTGAATGCTGCGGTTCTCGGAGAACAGTGGCTCGGAAATGCACTAAATAAGCGGAATGTGCTGTTCATTGCGGTTGGTACGGGGATTGGATGTGGCATGATCTTGAATAATCAGTTATATAGGGGAGCATCCAGCGCAGCTGGGGAAATCGGATACATGGTTACGAACAAAGAGGAGATGCTGCGCGATTTTAAGCCGGCTTTTCATAGATACGGTTATTTGGAAAGTGTTGCAGGGGGGAAAGCGATTGGCGATCATTTCACCGAGGCTGTCAGAAAAAATCCTCATCATTATTTATTCGCCCTGGCCCAGTCTTCACAGCTGTCAGGGGCAGATGCTTTTTCGGCCGCAGCAAGTGGTGACGCGGCAGCAATTGCCGTCATTCATGAAGCGATTGAACATTTGGCTTACGGCATTGTCAATGCATGCAGTTTGCTAAATCCCGAGGTGATCATATTAGGAGGTGGTGTATTACATTCTGCGGCATACATTATACCTCGGATCCAGGAGATTATTGAACGATATCTTCCAAGTCCAGCAGAAATGAAAACAGCAAGACTGGGAGAAAACGCAGGTGCTTTAGGAGCGGTTTCTTTATTTTTAAGGGAGTATGATGGCCTTTTAAATTCACGTGATGAGGAGGATCATTAA
- a CDS encoding transporter substrate-binding domain-containing protein, translated as MKKLGLLSLLLILTIFISACGSNDGKNAGEEKKNEKVYKVGVDTTYPPFEFKEGNEYKGIDIDLINAVAKDQNFKIKLTPMDFGGIIPAMQANQLDVAIAGMSITEDRKKVVDFSTPYFDAGLTVVVTKDNKTTKSVADLKGKTVAVKKGTTGAKYAQDNASELKIKVVQFNDSPAMFQEVSNGNADALIEDYPVISYAIAQKDLGLKTVGDRLNGDQYGIAVLKGENQDLLKKINDGLANLKKDGKYDEIIKTYLGE; from the coding sequence ATGAAGAAGCTTGGTTTACTTAGTCTGCTTTTGATTTTGACTATCTTTATCTCTGCATGTGGGAGCAATGATGGAAAAAATGCAGGTGAGGAAAAGAAAAATGAAAAAGTATATAAAGTTGGCGTGGATACGACATATCCACCGTTTGAATTCAAAGAAGGAAACGAATATAAAGGCATAGATATTGATTTAATCAATGCAGTAGCGAAAGACCAGAATTTTAAAATCAAATTAACTCCGATGGATTTCGGCGGAATCATTCCGGCGATGCAAGCCAATCAGCTTGATGTGGCCATTGCAGGAATGAGCATTACCGAGGATAGAAAAAAGGTTGTTGATTTCTCAACGCCATATTTCGATGCAGGCTTGACTGTCGTCGTGACGAAAGATAATAAGACGACCAAATCAGTTGCTGACCTTAAAGGGAAGACAGTAGCAGTAAAAAAAGGGACAACCGGTGCTAAATATGCTCAGGATAATGCTAGTGAATTAAAGATTAAAGTGGTTCAGTTCAATGACTCACCAGCGATGTTCCAAGAAGTGTCGAATGGTAACGCCGATGCACTTATAGAAGATTATCCCGTTATCTCCTATGCCATTGCCCAAAAAGACCTTGGCTTGAAAACCGTAGGTGACCGCTTGAATGGCGATCAGTATGGAATTGCTGTATTGAAAGGTGAAAATCAGGATCTTTTGAAGAAAATTAATGATGGTCTTGCCAATCTGAAAAAAGATGGCAAGTATGATGAAATCATAAAAACGTATCTTGGAGAATAG
- a CDS encoding amino acid ABC transporter permease, protein MDIIVAALPMLVKGLQVTLYIFVIAIILGFLIGLVVALLRLAPIKILNWIAKVYVDAIRGTPFIVQLFFIYFGVNSLNIISLNSTTAGIITVAINAGAYFAEIIRAGIQSIDKGQTEAARSIGFTGTQAMRYVVLPQAFRRMLPTITNQSIISLKDTSLLSVIGIADLTQQGQIQASATFEAFKIWLVVGVIYFIIIYLITLIANFIERRVQVR, encoded by the coding sequence ATGGATATTATTGTTGCGGCGTTGCCTATGTTAGTAAAAGGACTTCAGGTGACGCTTTACATCTTTGTGATTGCCATTATCCTAGGTTTTTTGATTGGTTTAGTAGTGGCCTTGCTACGACTTGCCCCTATCAAGATCTTGAACTGGATTGCAAAGGTTTATGTGGATGCGATACGAGGGACACCGTTCATCGTGCAGTTGTTTTTTATTTATTTCGGAGTGAACTCGCTAAATATCATTTCATTGAACAGTACGACAGCTGGAATCATCACGGTTGCGATCAACGCCGGAGCATATTTTGCTGAAATAATAAGAGCCGGGATACAATCGATCGATAAAGGCCAAACGGAAGCGGCAAGATCAATCGGGTTCACTGGGACTCAAGCGATGCGCTATGTCGTGCTGCCACAGGCCTTTAGAAGGATGCTTCCTACAATTACGAACCAATCGATCATTAGCTTGAAAGATACATCTCTCTTATCCGTCATCGGGATTGCCGATTTGACGCAGCAAGGTCAAATTCAAGCCTCGGCAACGTTTGAGGCATTCAAGATTTGGCTGGTTGTCGGTGTGATTTACTTTATCATCATTTATTTGATAACCCTGATTGCCAATTTCATTGAAAGGAGGGTTCAAGTGCGATGA
- a CDS encoding methyl-accepting chemotaxis protein, giving the protein MNKFKGNYLMLLFSAGTVLMGIFIHFLHRYTGFLEDYLIMREIAQLPSHLSFSLFILFLLPIIFFILASLFYKKNRNHPLLPWFITLCLTFSSISMIAGGNGLVEYHFSIFMVIALIAFFDSIQLVLLSTMIFAIQHLAGYFLFPELLCGTSNYAFSLLLVHAFFLILTSGATIVLLLHKESMKKNLSEQNSKIEKKTTELLTALDLMSQDMLHVSSEIKGTSQETNSASAQINANIQNMALKTERNQDLTESNMIRLKSMEEQVLDLGKRTNEVSENSVSTSVHVDAGQQLMKKLHIQFEAVNEHVTGLANTIHGFKQRIKDIEQFTIMINRISDQTNLLALNASIEAARAGEAGKGFAVVAEEVRNLAKQSDSSAQEIVRVVSKIQDETELIQKQVGDSIMDLEKGAKIANESQLVFGSIYSSNEGVNQLLRLYESSIFQLTETNRSVHEIFESLLHDSQESRSANQQIASSTSEQAFLMDSLLKQSLHLEDQAKQVMDLVGHLNQQAPA; this is encoded by the coding sequence ATGAATAAATTCAAAGGGAATTATTTAATGTTATTGTTTAGTGCAGGTACGGTTTTGATGGGAATCTTCATTCATTTCTTGCACAGGTACACGGGTTTTTTAGAAGACTATCTAATTATGAGGGAAATTGCGCAGCTTCCTTCTCACCTATCATTTTCTCTTTTCATATTGTTTCTACTTCCAATCATATTCTTCATTTTGGCAAGCCTATTCTATAAGAAAAATAGAAATCATCCGTTGCTGCCTTGGTTTATCACGTTATGCCTCACGTTTTCATCCATATCCATGATAGCTGGAGGGAATGGGTTGGTTGAATACCATTTTTCAATTTTTATGGTCATTGCTTTAATCGCATTCTTTGATTCCATTCAGCTTGTCCTTTTGAGCACGATGATTTTTGCCATACAGCATCTGGCAGGCTACTTCTTATTTCCAGAGCTGCTTTGCGGAACATCTAATTATGCGTTTTCGCTTCTCCTGGTACACGCTTTCTTCCTAATTTTGACTAGCGGAGCAACGATTGTTCTGCTATTGCACAAAGAATCAATGAAAAAAAACTTATCGGAGCAGAACAGCAAAATCGAGAAAAAAACAACGGAGCTGTTGACCGCATTGGATTTAATGTCTCAAGATATGCTGCACGTCTCATCTGAGATTAAAGGAACGAGTCAGGAAACCAATAGCGCCTCAGCCCAAATTAATGCCAATATCCAAAACATGGCCCTAAAAACGGAACGCAATCAGGACCTGACGGAATCCAATATGATCAGGCTGAAGAGCATGGAAGAACAGGTCCTCGACCTTGGCAAGCGCACGAATGAGGTTTCAGAGAACTCGGTTTCCACCAGCGTTCATGTGGATGCAGGTCAGCAGCTGATGAAGAAACTTCATATTCAATTCGAAGCAGTCAATGAGCATGTTACCGGTTTGGCGAATACGATTCATGGCTTCAAACAGCGAATAAAAGATATTGAGCAATTTACCATCATGATTAACCGTATTTCAGATCAAACTAACCTTTTAGCCCTTAATGCTTCCATAGAGGCAGCTCGTGCGGGAGAAGCTGGAAAGGGATTTGCTGTTGTTGCAGAAGAAGTCAGGAACCTCGCTAAACAGTCAGATTCTTCTGCTCAAGAGATTGTCCGTGTGGTCAGTAAAATCCAAGACGAAACGGAATTGATACAGAAGCAAGTGGGAGATTCGATCATGGATTTGGAAAAGGGAGCGAAGATCGCAAATGAATCGCAGCTGGTATTCGGATCGATTTATTCGTCCAACGAAGGTGTGAACCAGCTATTGCGCCTCTACGAATCAAGCATATTTCAATTGACGGAGACGAACAGGTCCGTTCATGAAATATTTGAGTCCTTACTGCATGATTCACAGGAATCTCGTTCAGCTAATCAGCAAATCGCCTCTTCTACAAGTGAACAGGCATTCTTGATGGACTCTTTGCTGAAGCAATCCCTCCATCTTGAAGATCAGGCAAAACAAGTCATGGATTTGGTTGGCCATCTAAATCAACAAGCGCCAGCTTAA
- a CDS encoding NEW3 domain-containing protein, translated as MEKIRIFFSLLLVLVLLPLSGVSANPEKANVALWNAVKPLGTTVTFLNSGAHPDDERSDFLAYLSRGLGVKTSSLIANRGEGGQNEIGDELDNALGIIRSREMIEAAKITGVKAYHLSETTSDPIYDFGFSKTPEETLEKWGEQLTYERLIRFIRTYQPDILLPSFQNDDTQHGHHRTMTILSERAFKDAADPTIFPHQLKQGLSVWQVKKLYLPVASADKATTSIEIGKYDPIYGMTYPQLGEQSRYLHKSQGMGSNIPAEPRQIHLDLKQSAVDTMNKSELFAGVPYNFTEWAEKLPPSARKLKKDLNDIQRNLDAVIAAYPNEKRVFSKSQTALSHLRNLSIQIKNAKLSHALTNDLLHKVSLKEEQLQAVSYVSSGLDVQAIADSNILTKGQKTKVTITLKNDGKQTLKKVTAAVSVPKGWKTNTPSKSVSLAPNEAATITYQVKVPEDASYYQAYGGPTIAANITYGYGTTKTSITEELDGTIAVLPDVSLSLSPEDIVVNTADVREEIPVTVSLKNYSEGKASAKVALNTPKNWKVHPKKAIVSFRKHSEEKQVKFILTPPKTIQNGDYQIKAVATVHGKDFDSTIQEISYDHIGTFYYQYPAAINTAAFELSMPDSLKVGYIDSGFDKVADYLNHAGLVITKLTPVDLAEADLSQYDTIVTGIRAYLSREDLRANNARLLQYVENGGHLVVQYHKPGDGWDPMTTAPYPLTLGNPSIRWRVTDEKAKVNVLKPESPLFNYPNKITADDWENWVQERGLYFPMKWDASFETFITMADPNEAPFDGGILMANYGKGTYLYTNLVLYRQIQGQVPGGYRIMTNLICYGTQ; from the coding sequence ATGGAAAAAATACGGATATTTTTTTCTCTTTTATTAGTGCTTGTACTATTGCCGTTGAGTGGGGTTTCAGCAAATCCGGAGAAAGCAAATGTCGCGTTATGGAATGCAGTCAAGCCTCTCGGGACAACCGTTACATTCCTAAACAGCGGTGCCCATCCAGATGATGAACGCAGTGACTTTCTCGCTTACCTTTCCAGAGGATTGGGCGTGAAGACATCGAGCTTGATTGCAAACAGGGGTGAAGGCGGGCAAAATGAAATTGGTGATGAACTGGACAACGCGCTTGGTATCATCCGTTCAAGGGAAATGATAGAAGCTGCAAAGATCACCGGAGTGAAGGCATATCATCTAAGTGAAACGACATCAGATCCCATCTATGATTTCGGCTTCTCGAAAACGCCTGAAGAAACATTGGAAAAATGGGGAGAACAGCTTACGTACGAGCGGCTTATCCGCTTTATCCGAACGTACCAGCCCGATATCTTGTTGCCATCCTTCCAAAATGATGATACCCAGCATGGACATCACCGCACGATGACGATCTTAAGTGAGCGTGCATTCAAGGATGCGGCAGATCCGACCATTTTTCCACATCAATTGAAGCAGGGGCTATCGGTATGGCAGGTGAAAAAGTTGTATTTACCTGTTGCCTCGGCAGACAAAGCCACCACCTCCATTGAAATCGGGAAATATGATCCCATCTACGGCATGACTTATCCACAACTCGGAGAACAATCCCGTTACCTCCATAAAAGTCAGGGCATGGGTTCCAATATTCCTGCTGAACCGCGGCAGATCCATCTTGATTTGAAGCAAAGTGCCGTCGATACTATGAATAAGTCGGAACTTTTTGCGGGTGTACCTTACAATTTTACGGAATGGGCTGAAAAACTCCCTCCTTCAGCTAGGAAATTGAAGAAAGACTTGAACGATATCCAGAGAAATTTGGATGCTGTCATTGCAGCCTATCCAAATGAAAAACGTGTTTTTTCCAAATCCCAGACAGCTCTTTCTCATCTGCGTAACCTGAGCATACAAATAAAAAATGCGAAGCTAAGCCATGCGCTGACGAATGACCTGCTTCATAAGGTTTCATTAAAGGAAGAGCAATTACAAGCAGTCAGCTATGTCTCTTCAGGATTGGACGTTCAAGCTATAGCAGATTCCAACATCCTAACGAAGGGCCAAAAAACGAAGGTGACCATCACACTTAAAAATGATGGAAAGCAAACATTGAAAAAAGTCACGGCTGCAGTGAGTGTGCCTAAAGGATGGAAGACGAACACACCATCCAAAAGTGTCAGTCTTGCACCAAATGAAGCGGCAACCATTACGTACCAAGTTAAAGTGCCGGAGGATGCATCCTATTATCAAGCTTATGGGGGCCCAACGATTGCTGCCAACATCACTTATGGGTATGGCACGACGAAAACCTCCATTACGGAAGAATTGGATGGAACGATTGCAGTCCTTCCCGACGTTTCCCTTTCCCTTTCTCCGGAAGATATCGTTGTTAATACAGCAGATGTAAGAGAAGAAATCCCCGTGACCGTATCTCTGAAAAATTATTCAGAAGGAAAAGCATCTGCAAAGGTCGCTTTAAATACTCCAAAGAACTGGAAGGTACATCCGAAAAAAGCCATTGTATCTTTTAGGAAACATTCAGAAGAAAAACAAGTGAAATTCATCCTCACACCACCTAAAACGATTCAAAATGGTGATTATCAAATCAAGGCAGTTGCTACCGTTCACGGAAAGGATTTTGACTCGACCATTCAGGAAATTTCTTATGATCATATTGGAACGTTCTATTACCAATATCCTGCAGCCATCAACACCGCCGCATTTGAGCTTTCAATGCCCGACTCATTAAAGGTCGGTTACATCGACAGTGGATTTGATAAGGTGGCAGATTATTTAAACCATGCAGGGCTTGTCATTACAAAATTGACTCCAGTTGATTTGGCTGAAGCTGATTTGAGCCAATACGATACGATCGTCACAGGCATACGTGCCTATTTATCCAGGGAAGATTTAAGGGCCAATAATGCACGCTTGCTTCAATATGTGGAAAATGGTGGCCATCTCGTCGTTCAATACCACAAACCGGGTGATGGCTGGGACCCCATGACTACTGCTCCATATCCACTAACTCTCGGAAATCCTTCGATTCGATGGAGGGTGACGGATGAAAAAGCCAAGGTTAACGTGCTAAAACCAGAATCACCCCTTTTCAACTATCCAAACAAAATAACAGCGGATGACTGGGAAAATTGGGTGCAGGAAAGAGGATTATATTTCCCAATGAAGTGGGACGCCTCTTTTGAAACATTCATTACCATGGCCGATCCAAACGAAGCACCATTCGATGGGGGAATCCTGATGGCTAATTACGGTAAAGGCACTTACCTCTACACCAACCTTGTCCTCTACCGCCAAATTCAAGGTCAGGTCCCAGGCGGATACCGCATCATGACGAACCTGATTTGTTATGGAACACAGTAA
- a CDS encoding amino acid ABC transporter ATP-binding protein translates to MSIITVKNLRKSFGAVEVLKDINAVVQEKEVICVIGPSGSGKSTFLRCLNLLEEVTGGEVVVNGHNITDPKRKININKVRQEVGMVFQHFNLFPHKTVLENITLGPIKIRATDKAEAARLALELLDKVGLREKASSYPGELSGGQKQRVAIARALAMNPKIMLFDEPTSALDPEMVGDVLEVMKQLAKEGMTMVVVTHEMGFAREVGDRVIFMDGGYIVEENEPNALFGNPQHERTKSFLSKVL, encoded by the coding sequence ATGAGCATCATTACTGTAAAAAACCTGAGAAAATCATTTGGAGCTGTCGAGGTGTTAAAGGATATTAATGCAGTAGTACAGGAAAAGGAAGTAATTTGTGTAATAGGCCCTTCTGGATCTGGAAAAAGTACATTTCTGCGATGCCTGAACCTTCTTGAAGAGGTAACGGGCGGGGAAGTGGTCGTTAACGGACACAACATAACCGACCCTAAAAGAAAAATCAATATAAACAAAGTGCGGCAAGAGGTAGGAATGGTTTTTCAACATTTCAATCTATTTCCTCACAAGACGGTATTGGAAAACATAACATTGGGCCCGATCAAAATTCGCGCCACCGATAAGGCCGAAGCGGCGAGATTGGCACTTGAGTTATTGGATAAGGTGGGTTTGAGGGAGAAGGCGAGCAGCTATCCAGGAGAACTTTCCGGAGGGCAAAAGCAGCGGGTTGCCATCGCTAGGGCACTGGCAATGAATCCGAAAATCATGCTATTCGACGAGCCGACTTCTGCGCTTGATCCTGAAATGGTCGGAGATGTCTTAGAGGTAATGAAGCAACTGGCTAAAGAAGGCATGACAATGGTCGTCGTCACGCATGAAATGGGCTTTGCCCGCGAAGTCGGTGACCGAGTCATTTTCATGGATGGAGGGTACATCGTTGAAGAAAACGAGCCGAATGCATTATTCGGCAACCCACAGCATGAGAGAACCAAATCCTTCTTGAGTAAGGTGCTATAA